A single region of the Aeromicrobium chenweiae genome encodes:
- the iolC gene encoding 5-dehydro-2-deoxygluconokinase yields MGRVGVDIYPEQVGVHLEDVTSFGKFLGGSATNVAVAAARLGHRSAVVTRTGEDPFGRFIHAELVKFGVDDQYVTPVAGLPTPVVFCEIFPPDDFPLYFYREPKAPDLEISVDELDFDAIRAADVFWVTGTGLSQEPSREATLAALEARGKNGITVLDLDYRPMFWDSAASATAQVQAALPHVTVAVGNKEECEVAVGETDPQAAAKALRATGVELAIVKQGPAGVLGVRGDESVVVPPVAVDVVNGLGAGDAFGGSLVHGLLSGWDLTRTLSFSNAAGAYVAGQLSCADAMPTVDQVERVLARGRV; encoded by the coding sequence ATGGGGCGGGTCGGCGTCGACATCTACCCCGAGCAGGTCGGCGTGCACCTCGAGGACGTCACGTCGTTCGGCAAGTTCCTCGGCGGCAGCGCGACCAACGTCGCCGTCGCCGCCGCACGTCTCGGACACCGGTCCGCGGTCGTGACCCGCACCGGGGAGGACCCGTTCGGCCGCTTCATCCACGCCGAGCTGGTCAAGTTCGGCGTCGACGACCAGTACGTCACGCCGGTCGCCGGGCTGCCCACACCGGTCGTGTTCTGCGAGATCTTCCCGCCGGACGACTTCCCGCTGTACTTCTACCGCGAGCCGAAGGCCCCCGACCTGGAGATCTCCGTCGATGAGCTCGACTTCGACGCGATCCGTGCCGCTGACGTGTTCTGGGTGACCGGCACCGGGCTGTCGCAGGAGCCCAGCAGGGAGGCCACCCTCGCCGCGCTGGAGGCGCGCGGGAAGAATGGCATCACCGTGCTCGACCTCGACTACCGCCCCATGTTCTGGGACTCCGCTGCCTCGGCCACCGCCCAGGTGCAGGCGGCGCTGCCGCACGTCACCGTGGCGGTCGGCAACAAGGAGGAGTGCGAGGTCGCCGTCGGCGAGACCGATCCGCAGGCCGCCGCGAAGGCCCTGCGGGCCACGGGCGTCGAGCTCGCGATCGTCAAGCAGGGGCCGGCCGGCGTGCTCGGGGTCCGCGGCGACGAGTCGGTCGTCGTCCCGCCCGTGGCGGTCGACGTGGTCAACGGCCTCGGCGCCGGCGACGCGTTCGGCGGCTCGCTCGTCCACGGGCTGCTCAGCGGCTGGGACCTCACCCGCACGCTCTCGTTCTCCAACGCCGCCGGCGCGTACGTCGCCGGTCAGCTGTCGTGCGCCGACGCGATGCCCACCGTCGACCAGGTCGAGCGCGTTCTCGCCCGAGGGAGGGTCTGA
- a CDS encoding Cgl0159 family (beta/alpha)8-fold protein — translation MTTVTAQDIAGLVTIRAEHPERVAELAAARTQPTGLVGSTGRLLLVAADHPARGALRAGDDALAMGDRPELLSRMVRALDRPGVDGVLGTADVIEDLLLLGALDGKVVIGSMNRGGLAGTAFEIDDRFTGYDAASIASAGYQGGKMLFRIDPNDPATPATMQACAQAVGELAEHRVMAMVEPFISGRDASGRMRNDLTTEAVIRSATVAAGLATTSAYTWLKLPVVDDMEAVLAASTLPVVLLGGEVSSDQDAQFATWSKALASPAVRGMVVGRSLLFPPGGNIEEAVDATVEMMTA, via the coding sequence ATGACCACCGTCACCGCCCAGGACATCGCCGGACTCGTCACGATCCGTGCCGAGCACCCCGAGCGCGTCGCCGAGCTCGCCGCCGCCCGCACGCAGCCCACTGGGCTCGTCGGCAGCACCGGCCGGCTCCTGCTGGTCGCGGCCGACCACCCGGCCCGCGGCGCGCTCCGCGCCGGCGACGACGCCCTTGCGATGGGCGACCGTCCCGAGCTCCTGAGCCGCATGGTCCGGGCCCTCGACCGCCCGGGCGTCGACGGCGTCCTCGGCACGGCCGACGTCATCGAGGACCTGCTGCTCCTGGGGGCCCTGGACGGCAAGGTCGTGATCGGCTCGATGAACCGCGGCGGCCTGGCCGGCACGGCGTTCGAGATCGACGACCGCTTCACCGGGTACGACGCGGCGTCCATCGCCTCGGCGGGCTATCAGGGAGGCAAGATGCTGTTCCGCATCGACCCGAACGACCCCGCGACCCCCGCGACCATGCAGGCGTGCGCGCAGGCGGTCGGCGAGCTCGCCGAGCACCGCGTCATGGCGATGGTCGAGCCGTTCATCTCCGGGCGCGACGCCTCCGGCCGCATGCGCAACGACCTGACGACCGAGGCGGTCATCCGTTCGGCGACCGTCGCTGCGGGTCTCGCGACCACCTCGGCGTACACCTGGCTCAAGCTCCCGGTCGTCGACGACATGGAGGCGGTGCTCGCCGCGTCCACCCTGCCCGTGGTCCTGCTGGGCGGGGAGGTCTCCAGCGACCAGGACGCCCAGTTCGCGACCTGGTCCAAGGCGCTCGCGAGCCCGGCCGTCCGCGGCATGGTCGTCGGCCGCTCCCTGCTGTTCCCGCCCGGAGGCAACATCGAGGAAGCCGTGGACGCGACCGTGGAGATGATGACCGCATGA
- the iolB gene encoding 5-deoxy-glucuronate isomerase, giving the protein MNPVLRAGETASGPYALEITPKSAGWDHSGLRVLVLAPGQSEELLTGDAEHMVLALDGSADVTVDDEAFTLLGRTSVFAGPSDVVYAPRDARLTVSSVDGGRFALASARCRQRLAPAYLPKADVPVEMRGAGQSSRQVNNFGVPGVLEADRLIACEVLTPGGNWSSYPPHKHDEERDGETRLEEIYYFEVADGPAGPGIGFQRVYGHENADIDVSAEVRSGDAVLIPHGWHGPSMAAPGYDLYYLNVMAGPGEERAWLICDDPAHAWVRDTWADQSVDPRLPFGKEGHR; this is encoded by the coding sequence ATGAACCCGGTGCTGCGAGCGGGCGAGACGGCCTCCGGGCCGTACGCCCTCGAGATCACCCCGAAGTCCGCAGGCTGGGACCACAGCGGCCTACGGGTGCTGGTGCTGGCGCCCGGCCAGTCCGAGGAGCTGCTGACCGGCGACGCCGAGCACATGGTGCTCGCGCTCGACGGATCGGCCGACGTGACGGTCGACGACGAGGCCTTCACCCTGCTGGGACGCACGAGCGTCTTCGCCGGCCCGAGCGACGTCGTGTACGCGCCGCGGGACGCCCGGCTCACCGTCTCCAGCGTCGACGGCGGACGCTTCGCGCTGGCCTCGGCCCGCTGCCGCCAGCGCCTCGCGCCGGCGTACCTGCCGAAGGCCGACGTGCCGGTCGAGATGCGCGGCGCCGGGCAGTCCAGCCGCCAGGTCAACAACTTCGGCGTCCCGGGCGTGCTCGAGGCCGACCGCCTCATCGCGTGCGAGGTGCTCACCCCCGGCGGCAACTGGTCGTCCTACCCGCCGCACAAGCACGACGAGGAGCGCGACGGCGAGACCCGGCTGGAGGAGATCTACTACTTCGAGGTGGCCGACGGACCGGCCGGTCCCGGCATCGGGTTCCAGCGCGTCTACGGCCACGAGAACGCCGACATCGACGTCTCCGCGGAGGTGCGCAGCGGCGACGCGGTGCTCATCCCGCACGGCTGGCACGGCCCGTCGATGGCCGCGCCCGGCTACGACCTGTACTACCTCAACGTCATGGCCGGTCCCGGCGAGGAACGTGCCTGGCTGATCTGCGACGACCCGGCGCACGCCTGGGTCCGTGACACCTGGGCCGACCAGTCCGTCGACCCGCGGCTCCCGTTCGGGAAGGAAGGGCACCGATGA
- the iolD gene encoding 3D-(3,5/4)-trihydroxycyclohexane-1,2-dione acylhydrolase (decyclizing) → MTTLTVAQATVRFLEAQYVERDGVEQLFFAGCWGIFGHGNVAGVGQALLEREQSGDPSHLRFFHGRNEQAMVHAAVAYARQRDRLAAMAVTASVGPGATNMVTGAALATINRLPVLLLPGDTFATRVASPVLQELEDVQQGDISVNDVFRPVSVYFDRVDRPEQLASALLHATRILTSPAETGAVTLALPQDVQAESYDFPDELFAKRVWHVARPVPEPAALARAVAAIRSARKPLVVAGGGVTYSQANDALREFAEATGIPVGESQAGKGALPYDHPQSVGAIGSTGTTAANAIAEEADVVIGVGTRYSDFTTASRTVFQGEGVTFVNLNVSAFDTHKHSAVGLVADAREGLTALTAALEGWTADPAHTARATGLAAEWDAIVQRAYDGTGAPEVADGLAIQSQVIGAVNELSDPRDVVVCAAGSMPGDLHKLWRTRDRKGYHVEYGFSCMGYEIAGGLGVKMAALDTDDPRDVFVMVGDGSYLMMNTELVTAVAEGVKVIVVLVQNHGYASIGALSQSLGSQRFGTAYRYRTSTGLDGDKLPVDLAANAASLGADVLSVSGIEDFRAAVHKAKESTRTTVIHVETDPLVPAPDSPAWWDVPVAEVSVLDSTREARRAYDDHKTRQRPYLTPAPETEDRA, encoded by the coding sequence ATGACCACCTTGACCGTCGCCCAGGCGACCGTCCGCTTCCTCGAGGCCCAGTACGTGGAGCGCGACGGCGTCGAGCAGCTGTTCTTCGCCGGGTGCTGGGGCATCTTCGGCCACGGCAACGTCGCCGGCGTCGGCCAGGCGCTGCTCGAGCGAGAGCAGTCCGGCGATCCCTCGCACCTGCGCTTCTTCCACGGCCGCAACGAGCAGGCCATGGTGCACGCCGCGGTGGCGTACGCCCGCCAGCGGGACCGGCTCGCCGCGATGGCGGTCACCGCCTCGGTGGGTCCCGGCGCGACCAACATGGTCACCGGTGCCGCCCTGGCCACGATCAACCGCCTGCCGGTGCTGCTGCTGCCCGGCGACACGTTCGCGACCCGCGTCGCCAGCCCGGTGCTGCAGGAGCTCGAGGACGTCCAGCAGGGCGACATCTCGGTCAACGACGTGTTCCGGCCCGTCTCGGTGTACTTCGACCGGGTCGACCGGCCCGAGCAGCTGGCGTCCGCGCTGCTGCACGCGACCCGCATCCTGACCAGCCCGGCCGAGACCGGCGCGGTCACCCTGGCCCTGCCGCAGGACGTGCAGGCCGAGTCGTACGACTTCCCCGACGAGCTGTTCGCCAAGCGCGTCTGGCACGTCGCCCGTCCCGTGCCGGAGCCGGCCGCGCTCGCCCGCGCGGTCGCCGCGATCCGGTCGGCCCGCAAGCCGCTCGTGGTCGCCGGTGGCGGTGTCACGTACTCGCAGGCCAACGACGCGCTGCGCGAGTTCGCGGAGGCGACCGGCATCCCGGTGGGCGAGTCGCAGGCGGGCAAGGGCGCACTGCCGTACGACCACCCGCAGTCCGTCGGCGCGATCGGCTCGACCGGCACCACCGCGGCCAACGCGATCGCGGAGGAGGCGGACGTCGTCATCGGCGTCGGCACGCGCTACAGCGACTTCACCACGGCCTCGCGCACGGTGTTCCAGGGCGAGGGCGTCACGTTCGTGAACCTGAACGTGTCCGCGTTCGACACGCACAAGCACTCCGCGGTGGGCCTCGTCGCGGACGCCCGCGAGGGCCTGACGGCACTGACCGCGGCCCTCGAGGGCTGGACCGCCGACCCCGCCCACACCGCACGGGCCACCGGCCTCGCGGCGGAGTGGGACGCGATCGTGCAGCGCGCGTACGACGGGACGGGCGCTCCGGAGGTCGCGGACGGCCTGGCGATCCAGTCGCAGGTCATCGGCGCGGTCAACGAGCTGTCCGACCCGCGCGACGTGGTCGTGTGCGCGGCCGGCTCGATGCCCGGCGACCTCCACAAGCTGTGGCGCACCCGCGACCGCAAGGGATATCACGTGGAGTACGGCTTCTCCTGCATGGGATATGAGATCGCCGGAGGTCTGGGCGTCAAGATGGCCGCGCTCGACACGGACGACCCGCGCGACGTGTTCGTCATGGTTGGGGACGGTTCGTACCTCATGATGAACACCGAGCTGGTCACCGCCGTGGCCGAAGGGGTGAAGGTGATCGTGGTGCTGGTGCAGAACCATGGCTACGCCTCGATCGGCGCGCTGTCGCAGTCACTCGGCTCGCAGCGCTTCGGCACCGCCTACCGCTACCGCACCAGCACCGGCCTCGACGGCGACAAGCTGCCGGTCGACCTCGCGGCGAACGCCGCGAGCCTCGGCGCCGACGTGCTGTCGGTGTCCGGCATCGAGGACTTCCGCGCCGCGGTGCACAAGGCCAAGGAGTCGACCCGCACGACCGTCATCCACGTCGAGACGGACCCGCTGGTGCCGGCCCCGGACAGCCCCGCGTGGTGGGACGTCCCGGTCGCCGAGGTGTCGGTGCTGGACTCGACCCGTGAGGCCCGCCGGGCGTACGACGACCACAAGACCCGCCAGCGCCCGTACCTGACGCCGGCACCCGAGACGGAGGACCGAGCATGA
- a CDS encoding CoA-acylating methylmalonate-semialdehyde dehydrogenase has product MTQYNHYIGGQSFEGESDRFGDVYDPARGVAKSQVRLATAGDVDAAVQVARTAFETWSETSVTARSRVMFAFRQLLVEHEDELAAIISSEHGKTLDDAKGEVVRGREVVEFACGIPQLLKGDYSDQVSGNIDSHTFRQPIGVVAGITPFNFPIMVPLWMHPVAIATGNTFILKPSERVPGASDLVARLYTEAGLPDGVFNVVHGDKVAVDAILEHPEIAGVSFVGSTPIARYVHENASRTGKRVQALGGAKNHAVVMPDADLDFAADHIVAAGYGSAGQRCMAISAVVAVGPVADALVDKIRERSLDLKVSVGTDPDAEMGPVVTAASRDRIVDYIGQGEADGATVVVDGRDLVVDEFEEGFFVGPSLLDGVTTDMSVYTDEIFGPVLTVLRVPTLDAALELINSNPYGNGTAVFTSSGEVARTFQRKVHVGMIGINVPVPVPMAFHSFGGWKDSLFGDHHIHGPEGVRFYTQAKVVTTRWPHVSEESLAQLNFPTAQ; this is encoded by the coding sequence ATGACGCAGTACAACCACTACATCGGTGGGCAGAGCTTCGAGGGGGAGAGCGACCGCTTCGGCGACGTGTACGACCCCGCCCGCGGCGTCGCGAAGTCGCAGGTGCGGCTCGCGACCGCGGGCGACGTCGACGCCGCCGTCCAGGTCGCCAGGACCGCGTTCGAGACGTGGAGCGAGACGTCCGTGACCGCTCGCTCGCGGGTCATGTTCGCGTTCCGCCAGCTCCTGGTCGAGCACGAGGACGAGCTCGCGGCGATCATCTCGTCCGAGCACGGCAAGACGCTCGACGACGCGAAGGGCGAGGTCGTCCGTGGCCGAGAGGTCGTGGAGTTCGCGTGCGGCATCCCGCAGCTGCTCAAGGGCGACTACAGCGACCAGGTCTCCGGCAACATCGACTCGCACACCTTCCGGCAGCCGATCGGCGTCGTCGCGGGCATCACGCCGTTCAACTTCCCGATCATGGTGCCGCTGTGGATGCACCCGGTCGCGATCGCGACCGGCAACACGTTCATCCTCAAGCCGTCCGAGCGCGTGCCCGGCGCGTCCGACCTGGTCGCCCGCCTCTACACCGAGGCCGGGCTGCCCGACGGCGTGTTCAACGTCGTGCACGGTGACAAGGTCGCGGTCGACGCGATCCTCGAGCACCCGGAGATCGCGGGCGTCTCGTTCGTCGGCTCCACGCCGATCGCCCGGTACGTCCACGAGAACGCCTCGCGCACCGGCAAGCGGGTCCAGGCCCTCGGCGGCGCGAAGAACCACGCCGTCGTGATGCCCGACGCCGATCTCGACTTCGCCGCGGACCACATCGTCGCGGCCGGCTACGGCTCGGCCGGCCAGCGGTGCATGGCGATCTCCGCCGTCGTCGCGGTCGGCCCGGTGGCCGATGCGCTGGTCGACAAGATCCGCGAGCGCAGCCTCGACCTGAAGGTGTCGGTCGGCACCGACCCGGACGCCGAGATGGGGCCCGTCGTGACGGCGGCCTCCCGCGACCGGATCGTGGACTACATCGGCCAGGGCGAGGCGGACGGCGCGACGGTCGTCGTCGACGGCCGCGACCTGGTGGTCGACGAGTTCGAGGAGGGCTTCTTCGTGGGCCCCTCGCTGCTCGACGGTGTCACCACCGACATGTCGGTCTACACCGACGAGATCTTCGGACCTGTGCTCACCGTGCTCAGGGTTCCGACGCTGGATGCCGCGCTCGAGCTCATCAACTCGAACCCGTACGGCAACGGCACGGCAGTGTTCACTTCCTCGGGTGAGGTGGCACGAACCTTCCAGCGGAAGGTCCATGTGGGCATGATCGGCATCAACGTGCCGGTCCCGGTCCCCATGGCCTTCCACTCCTTCGGAGGATGGAAGGACTCACTCTTCGGGGACCACCACATCCACGGTCCCGAAGGTGTGAGGTTCTATACACAGGCGAAGGTGGTCACCACCAGGTGGCCGCACGTCAGTGAGGAATCGCTCGCCCAGCTGAACTTCCCGACGGCTCAATGA
- a CDS encoding sugar ABC transporter substrate-binding protein, with amino-acid sequence MKTVTSKKRVLKLAGALVVVGSLLAACSGTGKDDDATKDNAKDLKYAVITHSGPGDAFWDRVKSGAEKAGDDYGVAIKYSADPDPAQQSQLIDSAVADKYDGIVVSMANPDGLEEAIKKAVAAGVPVVTINSGVDRFKEFGAITHIGQTETIAGEAVGERLKADGAKNAICVIQEAGNVGLEERCKAVAETFGGKISNLQVDGTDDSAVQATITSKLQTDKSIDTVLTLGGQYAIDAVGSIEESGSSAKVATFDLSEDVIKNIQDGKIEFAVDQQPYVQGFLGVTTLYLKDINGNDVGGGQPVNSGPAFITKENADAVLKFAANGTR; translated from the coding sequence ATGAAGACAGTGACATCGAAGAAGAGGGTGCTGAAGCTCGCCGGCGCCCTCGTGGTCGTCGGATCGCTGCTCGCAGCCTGCAGCGGCACCGGCAAGGACGATGACGCGACCAAGGACAACGCCAAGGACCTGAAGTACGCCGTGATCACGCACAGCGGACCGGGAGACGCGTTCTGGGACCGGGTGAAGTCAGGCGCCGAGAAGGCGGGCGACGACTACGGCGTCGCGATCAAGTACAGCGCCGACCCCGATCCGGCGCAGCAGTCGCAGCTCATCGACAGCGCGGTCGCCGACAAGTACGACGGCATCGTCGTGTCGATGGCCAACCCGGACGGACTCGAGGAGGCCATCAAGAAGGCCGTCGCCGCGGGTGTCCCGGTCGTCACGATCAACTCCGGTGTCGACCGCTTCAAGGAGTTCGGCGCGATCACCCACATCGGCCAGACCGAGACCATCGCCGGCGAGGCCGTGGGCGAGCGCCTCAAGGCCGACGGTGCCAAGAACGCCATCTGCGTCATCCAGGAGGCCGGCAACGTCGGTCTGGAGGAGCGCTGCAAGGCGGTCGCCGAGACGTTCGGCGGCAAGATCTCCAACCTGCAGGTCGACGGCACCGACGACAGCGCCGTCCAGGCGACGATCACCTCGAAGCTGCAGACGGACAAGAGCATCGACACCGTCCTGACGCTGGGTGGCCAGTACGCGATCGACGCGGTCGGTTCGATCGAGGAGTCGGGCAGCTCGGCGAAGGTCGCCACCTTCGACCTGTCCGAGGACGTCATCAAGAACATCCAGGACGGCAAGATCGAGTTCGCCGTCGACCAGCAGCCGTACGTCCAGGGCTTCCTGGGTGTCACGACGCTGTACCTGAAGGACATCAACGGCAACGACGTCGGCGGCGGCCAGCCGGTCAACTCCGGCCCCGCCTTCATCACGAAGGAAAACGCCGACGCGGTCCTGAAGTTCGCCGCGAACGGAACCCGCTGA
- a CDS encoding ABC transporter permease yields MATATAVDERIARTSTLTKLMKRPEIGALAAAIVIFAFFAVTTDTFARSQGAATWLSGASTIGIMAVAVALLMIGGEFDLSAGAITGTTGLVVGILTTEYGLNVWAAIFVSLAIALLIGMVNGILVMRTGLPSFIVTLGTFFVLQGVNLAGTKALIGQVAIQGLSNVPFYDQAKAIFGDAIDINGSAAGGQLRISVFWWIGVTALATWVLLRTRVGNWIFAVGGAQTSARQVGVPVFKTKVGLFMTTAGAGWLVGMLLVFRTSTVQAGTGVGQEFIYIICAVVGGCLMTGGYGSAIGAAFGALIYSMVNSGIVYSGWENDWLFTFLGVMLLVAVLLNEWVRKRAELAR; encoded by the coding sequence ATGGCGACAGCCACCGCGGTCGACGAGCGCATCGCACGCACCTCGACCCTCACGAAACTCATGAAACGTCCGGAGATCGGCGCCCTCGCTGCGGCCATCGTCATCTTCGCGTTCTTCGCCGTCACGACCGACACGTTCGCCCGGTCCCAGGGAGCTGCGACCTGGCTCTCGGGCGCCTCGACGATCGGCATCATGGCGGTCGCCGTGGCCCTGCTGATGATCGGCGGCGAGTTCGACCTCTCCGCCGGCGCGATCACGGGCACGACCGGACTGGTCGTCGGCATCCTGACGACGGAGTACGGGCTGAACGTCTGGGCCGCGATCTTCGTCTCGCTCGCGATCGCCCTGCTGATCGGCATGGTCAACGGCATCCTGGTCATGCGCACCGGGCTGCCCAGCTTCATCGTCACGCTGGGGACGTTCTTCGTGCTCCAGGGGGTCAACCTCGCCGGCACGAAGGCCTTGATCGGCCAGGTCGCGATCCAGGGGCTCAGCAACGTGCCGTTCTACGACCAGGCCAAGGCCATCTTCGGCGACGCGATCGACATCAACGGCTCGGCCGCCGGCGGACAGCTGCGGATCTCGGTGTTCTGGTGGATCGGCGTCACCGCGCTGGCCACCTGGGTCCTGCTGCGCACGCGCGTCGGCAACTGGATCTTCGCCGTCGGTGGCGCCCAGACCTCGGCACGTCAGGTCGGCGTCCCGGTCTTCAAGACCAAGGTCGGCCTCTTCATGACGACCGCGGGCGCCGGCTGGCTGGTCGGCATGCTCCTGGTCTTCCGCACCTCGACGGTCCAGGCCGGCACGGGTGTCGGTCAGGAGTTCATCTACATCATCTGCGCCGTCGTCGGCGGCTGCCTCATGACCGGCGGTTACGGCTCGGCGATCGGTGCCGCGTTCGGCGCCCTGATCTACAGCATGGTCAACTCGGGCATCGTCTACAGCGGCTGGGAGAACGACTGGCTGTTCACCTTCCTCGGCGTGATGCTGCTGGTGGCGGTGCTCCTCAACGAATGGGTTCGCAAGCGAGCGGAGTTGGCACGATGA
- a CDS encoding ATP-binding cassette domain-containing protein — MSRKTATKPVTTAAVPAAPGTVVIEVKDIGKRYGNIIALSDVSTSVRAGEVTCVLGDNGAGKSTFIKILAGAHEHTDGELLIDGEPTTLSSPRAALELGIATVYQDLAVVPLMPVWRNFFLGSEITKGAGPFRKLDVDEMKRISKSELAAMGIDLRDVDQPIGTLSGGERQCVAIARAVYFGARVLILDEPTAALGVKQSGVVLRYIAKARDRGLGVVFITHNPHHAYPVGDRFMLLRRGKSMGDFPKSEMTLDELTSMMAGGAELESLAHELESTLGADSPLAQEMKAEVQ, encoded by the coding sequence ATGAGCAGGAAGACAGCAACCAAGCCCGTCACGACGGCGGCCGTGCCGGCGGCGCCCGGGACCGTCGTGATCGAGGTCAAGGACATCGGCAAGCGCTACGGCAACATCATCGCGCTCAGCGACGTCTCGACGTCGGTCCGTGCAGGGGAGGTGACGTGCGTCCTGGGCGACAACGGCGCGGGCAAGTCCACGTTCATCAAGATCCTCGCGGGGGCGCACGAGCACACCGACGGCGAGCTCCTGATCGACGGGGAGCCGACGACGCTGTCCAGCCCCCGGGCGGCGCTCGAGCTCGGGATCGCGACGGTCTACCAGGACCTCGCGGTGGTCCCGCTCATGCCGGTGTGGCGGAACTTCTTCCTCGGCAGCGAGATCACCAAGGGCGCCGGCCCGTTCCGCAAGCTCGACGTGGACGAGATGAAGCGGATCTCCAAGTCCGAGCTCGCGGCCATGGGCATCGACCTGCGGGACGTCGACCAGCCGATCGGCACGCTGTCCGGCGGTGAGCGCCAGTGCGTCGCGATCGCCCGTGCGGTGTACTTCGGTGCCCGGGTGCTGATCCTGGACGAGCCGACCGCCGCCCTCGGCGTGAAGCAGTCCGGCGTGGTGCTGCGCTACATCGCCAAGGCGCGCGATCGCGGCCTGGGCGTCGTGTTCATCACGCACAACCCGCACCACGCCTACCCGGTCGGTGACCGCTTCATGCTGCTGCGCCGCGGCAAGAGCATGGGCGACTTCCCGAAGTCGGAGATGACGCTCGACGAGCTGACGTCGATGATGGCCGGCGGTGCCGAGCTGGAGTCGCTCGCGCACGAGCTGGAGTCGACGCTCGGTGCCGACTCGCCGCTCGCGCAGGAGATGAAGGCGGAGGTCCAGTGA
- a CDS encoding Gfo/Idh/MocA family protein — protein sequence MTRDLRVGVVGFGWMGQVHARALSRLLQHYPDAPLRPRLVAVADNAPDDRTQRAAAAYGFEHLLTDWRELVAHDEVDLVCVTGPNFIHRDVAVAAAQAGKHLWVEKPAGRSSAETAEIVAAVEAAGVQAATGFNYRNVPAVERAREIVASGRIGTVEHTTVRFLADYSADPDAALSWRFQNEFSGTGVLGDLVSHAADLVQHVVAPIAELVVDRATFIPQRRAAVAGAMHYEKGAGELGDVENEDYVNALLRLADGSRGILESSRTAVGEQNTYGFEVHGTRGAVAWDFRRMNELRVCADQDYLNGFYATEYAGPGDGELSAFQPGTNNPIGFDDLKVVEARRLVESIATGKPVGATIHDALAAAKVVDAMILSSDERKWVTL from the coding sequence GTGACGCGTGACCTTCGCGTCGGCGTCGTCGGATTCGGGTGGATGGGCCAGGTGCACGCCCGTGCCCTGTCCCGTCTGCTCCAGCACTACCCCGACGCGCCCCTGCGACCGCGCCTCGTGGCGGTCGCGGACAACGCACCGGACGACCGCACCCAGCGCGCCGCCGCGGCGTACGGCTTCGAGCACCTGCTGACCGACTGGCGTGAGCTGGTCGCGCACGACGAGGTCGACCTGGTCTGCGTGACCGGTCCGAACTTCATCCACCGCGACGTCGCGGTCGCGGCGGCGCAGGCCGGCAAGCACCTGTGGGTCGAGAAGCCTGCCGGCCGCAGCTCGGCCGAGACCGCCGAGATCGTCGCGGCGGTCGAGGCTGCCGGCGTGCAGGCGGCGACCGGCTTCAACTACCGCAACGTGCCCGCCGTCGAGCGGGCCCGCGAGATCGTGGCATCCGGCCGCATCGGGACGGTGGAGCACACGACGGTGCGCTTCCTCGCCGACTACTCGGCCGATCCGGACGCCGCCCTGTCGTGGCGCTTCCAGAACGAGTTCTCCGGCACCGGGGTGCTCGGCGACCTGGTCAGCCACGCGGCCGACCTCGTGCAGCACGTGGTCGCGCCGATCGCGGAGCTCGTGGTCGACCGTGCGACGTTCATCCCGCAGCGGCGCGCGGCCGTCGCGGGTGCGATGCACTACGAGAAGGGCGCCGGCGAGCTCGGCGACGTCGAGAACGAGGACTACGTCAACGCGCTGCTGCGCCTCGCCGACGGGTCGCGCGGGATCCTGGAGTCCAGCCGCACCGCGGTGGGGGAGCAGAACACGTACGGCTTCGAGGTGCACGGCACGCGGGGCGCGGTCGCGTGGGACTTCCGCCGCATGAACGAGCTGCGCGTCTGCGCCGACCAGGACTACCTGAACGGCTTCTACGCCACCGAGTACGCCGGCCCGGGCGACGGCGAGCTCAGCGCGTTCCAGCCCGGCACCAACAACCCGATCGGGTTCGACGACCTCAAGGTCGTGGAGGCCCGGCGTCTCGTGGAGTCGATCGCCACGGGCAAGCCGGTCGGCGCGACGATCCACGACGCCCTGGCGGCGGCGAAGGTCGTCGATGCCATGATCCTGTCCTCCGACGAAAGAAAGTGGGTGACGCTGTGA